The Stackebrandtia nassauensis DSM 44728 genome includes the window GGACTGGTGACGGCGGCGGCGTCCACACTGCTCGACTGGGCCTTCGAGGTGCGCGGGCTGTCGCGGGCCGAGTGGTGGACGGTGGCGGGCAACGAACCCAGCATCAAGGTCGCCAAACGACTGGGCATGAGCCTGGACGCCACGCTGCGCGAATACGATCCCGGACGCGACGGCGGACCCCGACGGGACATGCTGATCTGGTCGATCCTGGCCCGGGAATGGCGGGCCGCGCGCCGGTGATCTGGTGGCCGCACCGGCGATCGCAGTACGGTTACGGCCATGTCGTCCCCACCCCACGACACCGACGCCGACATCGACGGTCCGGCCCCGGATGGCGAGGCCCCGCCGAGCCACCTGAGCGGTTTCACCGTGGAGCAGGGCTTCTCGGTGATCCCGCCCAAGCGGCCCAGAACCGTCACCGCGGCCGCCGCCATGATGTTCGTGTACGCCGGACTCGCGGTGCCGCCCGGACTGGCGCTGTTCGTCACGACGCTCGACGACCTGTCGTCCGGGCCGCTGTTCACCCTGTTCCGGGACGCGGGGCAGCTGCTGTTCGCGGCGGCGGTGGCCGTCGGGTTCGCGGTGGTACCGGTGCTGGTGCTGCGGGGACGCGACCCGGCGCGGGTGAGCGCGTTCGTACTGACCGGGGCGGTCGCGTTCGTCGCGGTGAGCATCGTCGTCCGGGGCTTCGCGGGACGGCTGCTGTCCGTGCCCGGCGGCGAGGACTTCCTGGTGGTGATCATCGCGACCGCGGTCCTGGCGGCGGTCGTCGTCACCACCGTGCTGCTGGCCGGGAACCGGGCCGACGCCTGGTTCTACGAGGCCCGGGGTGAGCGGTTCATCAACCGCGACACCGGGCCGCCGACCCGGCCGCGCGGCGTCGTCGTGGCGACCGTCGCGTTGGGGGTCATCGCGCTGACCGAACTGATCGAGCTGACCATCCAGATCGTCGACGCGTTCTCCACCGACACGAACTACTCCAACCCGACCTCGCAGATCGTCTACATGGTTCCCGACTCGTTGCCGATCCTGGCGGTGACGCTGGTCGCGATGGTGCTGGTGTTCTTCACCTACGAGACCGCGCGCGTGCTCGCCTTCGGACTGTGCGGGGCGATCGGGGTGTACTTCCTCAGCGGGATCTTCGATCTGGCGACCGTGTTGACCTCCGACTTCTATTCCGGAATAGACGGTCTCTACTACGTGCGCCGGTCGCTGCTGCTGTTCCAGGTCGTGGCGTCGGTCTTCGTCGTGACCGGGCTGGCGGGCAAACCGACGGCGGCGTGGTTCCGGCTGTGGCGCGATGTCCGCGCCGAACGTGAGGTCTGGCGCGCCGACGATCTCACGATTCTCGCGGCAGGTTCACCGTCACCGTCAGACCGCCGTCGGGATTCGGACTGGCCGTGACCTCGCCGCGGTGGGCGCGCGCCACCGAGCGGGCGATGGACAGTCCCAGTCCGGCGCCCTTGGCGGTCACCACCCGGTCGCCCCCCAACCGCCGGAACGGTTCGAACAGGGCGGGCACGTCGTAGGACGCGATGTCGGGCCCGGCGTTGACGACCACCACCTCCACCCGGTCGGCGACGGTGCGGCTCTCCACCAGCACCCGGCCGGTGCCGTCGTCGAGGTTGTAGCGGACGGCGTTCTCGACCAGGTTGTGCACCAGACGTTCCAGCAGCATCGCGTCCCCTGTGGTCGGTGCCGCCTCGGCCTTCTCGGTGATGGTGACACCGGCGGTCTCGGCGTGCCCCGACTGCTGCGCCACCACCTGGGACACGATGTCGGCCAGGTCGACGGAAGCGCGCTCGGCCAGCTCGTGCTCGGAACGGGCCAACAGCAGCAGCCCGGCGATGAGCTTCTCGTGACGGGCGTTGATGGCCAGCAGATCGGTGCCCAGTCGCTTCACGTCCGCCGACGCCGATTCCCGGTGCATGGCCAGCTCGACCAGCGCCCGGTTGAGGGTCAGCGGGGTGCGCAGTTCGTGGGAGGCGTTGGCGACGAACCGGCGCTGCCCGGCGAAGGAGCGGTCCAGTCGCTCCACCATGGAGTCGAAACTGTCGGCCAGTTCCTTGACCTCGTCGTCCGGTCCGGTCAGCGCGATGCGTTCGTGCAGGCCGCCGTCGGCGCCCGGGGCTCCGGCGATGCGGTGCGCGGTCTCGGTGACCTGGCGCAGCGGGGCCAGCATCCGTCCCGACACCAGCCAGCCGAACCCGGCCGCGGCGCCGCCCACCACCAGCAGCGACACCGAACCGTAGGTCAACAGCGAGGTGGCGGCGGCCTGCCGCAGCTCCCTGCCCCCCTGCAGCGCCCAGTCGGGGATGTCCTCTTGTTTGACCTCGGTGTCAAGGGCCGCCGTCGACTCCTCGCCGTCGGATTCCGGGGTTGGCTTCTGCCCCATGGTGATGAGGTACTTGTTGTTCGCGACCTGCTCCTGGAACAGCATGTAGGTGACACCGAGCAGCAGCAGCCCGGCGATGAAGAACATGACACCGTACACAAGGGTCAGCCGCAGGCGCAGCGTCGGACGTGGCTTACGGATTCTCATGGGATCCGGTACCCCACTCCCGGAACCGTCTCGATGATCTGAGGCTCACCGAGCTTGCGCCGTACCTTGAGGATGGTCAGCCGCACCACGCCCGTGAACGGGTCGACGTGCTCGTCCCATGCCTTCTCCAACAGCTGTTCGGCCGAGACGACCTCGCCGTCACCGCGCACCAACTCCGTCAGCACCGCGAACTCCTTCTTGGACAGTGGGATGTAGCGGCCGTCCCGGAACACCTGGCGGCGGGCCGTGTCGACGGTTATCCCGGCCCGGCGCAGCACCGGCGGCGCGGCCGGGCGGGAGCGGCGGCCCAGGGCGTGCACCCGGGCCGCCAGTTCGGGGAACGCGAACGGTTTGGTCAGGTAGTCGTCGGCCCCCAGCGACAGGCCGTCGACCCGGTCACCGATCTCGGCGGCGGCGGTCAGCATGAGGATCCGGACCTCGGACTCGGAGTCGACGACCTGGCGGCACACCTCGTCGCCGTGCACCCGGGGAATGTCGCGATCCAGCACCAGGACGTCGTAGTCGTTGACCCAGACCCGTTCCAGCGCGGCGGCGCCGTCCAACGCGATGTCGACCGCGTGCGGCTCGGCCCGCAGCCACTCCGCGATCGCCTCGGCGAGCATCGGCTCGTCCTCGACCACCAGTACCCGCATCGAGATTTTCATCCTTTTCGTTGGTTGACCTGCGGCAATGATAGGCCGGGGCCTGTTTCTTTTCTGTTTCCGTGAAAGGAAACGCCTGAGAAACGGCCGTTCGCGTTTCATGTGCGTTCGGATGGGCGGCGACGTGTCGTCCACCGGACGAACAGGAGAAACCTCATGCGAGGACGGATAACCGGCGTGCTGGCGGCGGTGTCGCTGGCTCTGGCGCTCACCTTGACCGGCTGCGGCGGC containing:
- a CDS encoding sensor histidine kinase; translation: MRIRKPRPTLRLRLTLVYGVMFFIAGLLLLGVTYMLFQEQVANNKYLITMGQKPTPESDGEESTAALDTEVKQEDIPDWALQGGRELRQAAATSLLTYGSVSLLVVGGAAAGFGWLVSGRMLAPLRQVTETAHRIAGAPGADGGLHERIALTGPDDEVKELADSFDSMVERLDRSFAGQRRFVANASHELRTPLTLNRALVELAMHRESASADVKRLGTDLLAINARHEKLIAGLLLLARSEHELAERASVDLADIVSQVVAQQSGHAETAGVTITEKAEAAPTTGDAMLLERLVHNLVENAVRYNLDDGTGRVLVESRTVADRVEVVVVNAGPDIASYDVPALFEPFRRLGGDRVVTAKGAGLGLSIARSVARAHRGEVTASPNPDGGLTVTVNLPRES
- a CDS encoding response regulator transcription factor yields the protein MRVLVVEDEPMLAEAIAEWLRAEPHAVDIALDGAAALERVWVNDYDVLVLDRDIPRVHGDEVCRQVVDSESEVRILMLTAAAEIGDRVDGLSLGADDYLTKPFAFPELAARVHALGRRSRPAAPPVLRRAGITVDTARRQVFRDGRYIPLSKKEFAVLTELVRGDGEVVSAEQLLEKAWDEHVDPFTGVVRLTILKVRRKLGEPQIIETVPGVGYRIP